GGCAGGATCCATGGGCCGACGGCCAACCTTCCCTTTCCGGGTTTTTTCAATGACATCGCCTCAAACCACCGCCTTTCTAGGTCTGGGAATGATGGGCCTTCCCATGGCGTCACGCCTGGCGCGAAGGGGGTACGTCGTACGCGGCTACGATCCGGTCGCAGAGAGACGGGAAAAGCTCATCGAGGCAGGCGGACTTGCGTTCGATTCTCCGTCCGATGCCGTGGATGGATGCCAACGGCTGATCACGATGCTGCCCAACGGTCACGTGGTGCGGGAAACGCTGCTCGGCGGCGAGCCTTGCCTGGCGGGACTGTTGGCGAGGGACTGCATCGCCATCGACATGAGTTCCTCTTCTCCAACGGGCACACAGGAACTCGCCAAGAGGTTGGAGACCTATTCGGTCCGGCTTGTCGACGCACCCGTTTCAGGCGGCGTGGCTCGCGCTCAGAACGGGTCGCTTGCCATCATGGTGGGAGGTGAGGCCGAAGATGTCTCCGAGGTTCACCCCTTGCTGGCGGCCTTGGGAGAGTCGATCTTCGAGACTGGCTCCCTCGGTTCGGGCCATGCCATGAAGGCGCTCAACAACTACGTGTCGGCAGCCGGCTTGGCGGCGGCCTGCGAGGCGGTTCAGATCGGCCGTCGGTTCGGACTGGACCCGGAAATGATGATCGATGTGCTGAATGCCTCGACGGGGCGCAACAACAGCACGCAGGCAAAAATGAAGCCGTTTGTCCTGAGTGAAACCTACGCGTCGGGCTTCGCCCTTGGATTGATGGCAAAGGATCTCAGAACGGCCGACGATTTGGCTCGCAGCCTGGGCGTGCCGGCACCGCTGTCGAAGGCAAACGCGGCATTGTGGGAAGCTGCGGTCAAGCAGCTTGGAAACGCGGCAGACCATACCGAAATTGCCCGATTTCTTTCCTCCGAAGACGCAAAGAGCTGAAGACCTCGCCCCGGGGCTCACCCGGTCAACGTCCGCCGGGTGCGGCGACCGTTACGGGAATGGAGCCCTTGCCCTTCGCCGGATCTTCGATCCTCTAGTCTGCATCGCGAAGCCGTCGCCTTTCTGACACAAGGCGTGGCAAATGCCGCCGCACGCACGGCGGAGGGCTATCGCGCCGCCATCTTCGTGGCAGAAGCCCCGACCCCGCCCGTCCCCCGAGAAGCATTGGAGCGTCCGATGTCCGTCGAAGCTGTTGATTCCGCTCCTTCGTCTGCGACCGAGACGGCGGCCGTCAGCCCGCAGAATCTCAATTATCTGAACTAGCGCTGGATGTTCATTATCGTGCTGCCGCGCTGGCGCTCGGCACGACTTTGCTCCGCAACGTGACGACAACGCGCTATGCGCCGCTCGACATACTCTCGGTCGTGCTCTCGGCGTTGGCATTTGGCGGCCTGGTCTACGGCCTCTCCAGCTCCGGCAGGCAGCGAAGCCGCGATTCCAGCTTGGATTCCGCTCGCGGTCGGCGTCGTGGCGATGGCCGCGTTCGTGGCGCGGCAGATCCAGTTGCAGGCCCACGATAAGGCGTTGCTCGATCTCCGCACCTTCGCCTCGCGCGATTTCACGATCTCCGTGACGATGTTCGTGATCATGATGATGGCGATATTCGGCACGATCATCCTGCTGCCGATCTACATGCAGAACGTGCGCGGTCTCAGCACGCTGCAGACCGGCCTCCTGCTGATGCCGGGCGGTCTCCTGATGGGACTTCTCGGACCTTATGTCGGCCGCGTCTATGACTGCATCGGACCGCGGCCGCTGGTCGTGCCGGGCGCCATCGCGGTCAGCGCGGTGCTGTGGGCGATGATAATCATCAATGAGTTCGTGCGCTTCGTCTACGCCTGCATGTAAATGCGTGATGAGCCGTCGATCGATCCGACAGCACGGAACATCGACACCGTAGGGGGCTGGTGCAGCGCGTAAACGGCGCGTCAACTCCACCTAGCCAAACGGTGCACATTCATGGTACAAAATGATGTGCATCAGGGCATCTAAGTTATTGATCTGGCTTCACTAAGCGCCTCGGCTGCCATCGCCCCCTCGGCTCCACCATAGCCCCGCCGAAACGGCCGGCGTCCGAGTCGCCCTACAGGATCGTCGGCGGCAAGCCCCCGCACAGTTTGGGGAATCGATCGGAACGAGGCGGTGTCTACCGGAACGTCGCCGAAAGAGTGGCGATGCCCGCGAGGTCGGCCGTGACGGTCGCCCCTCCCGGTGGCACCGGCAATGGCGAAATGCGGGCGCCGGTGATCACGACCTGCCCGGAACGCAACCCGCCCGCCCGCGCCGCTACGTGATTGGCAAGCCAGGCGAGCGCCCCCAGCACCTGCGCAGTCGAGGCCTCGCCGGTTGCAGATCCGACAGCGACGCCGTCGAAGGTCAGGTTCATCGCGATCGTCGCCAACTCGAGCCCGCGCCATTCGTGCACGGCCGCGCCGCAGATGATCGCTCCGTTGCTCTGCCCATCCGCCACCACCGACAACGGAGCAACCGCCCTGCGGTTGACGTAGCGCGAACTCAGGATTTCCAGCGCGGGATGGACTGAACCGATCGCGGCCTCGACGTCGACGGCCGTGTAGGGCGCCTCCCGCGGCGGCAGATCGCGTGCGAAGCGGACAGCGATCTCGACTTCGATCTCCGGCGCTATCAGCAACGCACCACTCATCGAATCGGCCGGCGAGGCGAATACGTAAGGTGCAGCAACCGGCGCGCACCTTTGATCTGCCGACGCCGCCGGCATCCCCAGCTTCCAGCCGGCGATCGGTCCCTGCATCGCCACGACGGCATCCTGGATCGCGTAAGCATCGACAATCGTCTGGGGCTGCAAGGCCGGCGGCAGATCGGTTATCGGGCGCAGATTTTGCCGCGCGCTGAACAGAATTGCCGCCGCGCGGGCGACGTCTTCAGGCTGCACGATTTTGATCCTCCCTGCGGAATGTTTGTGAGGGTATTGAGCCGCTCAGCGGCCATACTCGGCCAGGTGACAGCTGACTACGTGCTGGACGGCGATTTCCCGGAGCAGTGGTTTCTGCTGGTAGCAGGCGTCCACGCGTTGCCGGAAACAGCGCGTGTGAAATGGACATCCAGACGGGATGTCGAGCGGGCTCGGCAGCTCGCCGTTCAGCACGATCTCCTGGCGGTTGCCGCGCGGATGCGACGGCAGCGCCGCGGAAAGCAGCGCCTGCGTATAGGGGTGCAGAGGACGAGTGAACAGCTCCTCCGACGGCGCCACCTCGACCAGCTCGCCCAGATACATGACGCCGACCCAGTGCGACATGTAGCGGACGGTATCGAGACCGTGCGCGATCAGCAGGTAGGCGACGCCCGTCTTCTCCTGCAGGTCCTTCATCAGGTTCATGATCTGCGCGCGGATCGAGACGTCGAGCGCCGACACCGGCTCGTCGAGCACGATGATCTTCGGCTTCAGCGCCAGCGCCCGGGCGAGCGCGATGCGCTGGCGCTGGCCGCCGCTGAATTCGTGCGGATAGCGGTCCATGGCCTCGGCGCTGAGGCCGACCTGTTCAAGCGCCTCGCGGACGCGGTCCTTGACGTCGCTCTTGCTGCCAAAACCGTTGACGACCAGCGGCTCGCCGACGGCATCGCCCACGCGCATGCGCGGGCTGAGCGAACTGAACGGATCCTGGAAGACCGCCTGTATCGCCTTGCGGTAGCTCTTGAGCTGCTTGCCGCGGAAGCCGGCAATGTTTTCGCCGTTGAACCAGATGGCGCCGCCGGTCGGGTCGAGCAGCCGGAGAATCATCATCGCGGTCGTGCTCTTGCCCGAACCCGACTCGCCGACGAGCGAAAACGTCTGCCCCTCGTTGAGCTCGAAATTGACGCCGGTCACCGCCTTTACGGTGGGCCGACTCCCTTTGGCGGAAGGGAAGTGCTTCTCCAGGTTCTCAATTTTGAGGAGCGGCTGATTCATATTTCCAGCATCTTGCGAATTGGCCGTTCGACAGGTCGAAACTCGGTGGCGTGACATCGGCGAGGCAGCGATCGAAGCGGTCGGCGCAGCGCTCGTAGAAAGAGCAGCGGGCGGGAATGTTGAGCAGGCTCGGCGGCTGGCCCTCGATGCTCTGCAACCGCTCCAGCCGATCGGCCCTGGGCGCGGAGTTCAGCAGCGCCACCGTGTACGGATGGCGCGGGCGGTCGAAAATGTCCTCCGCCCTCCCCGTCTCCACGATCTTGCCGGCATACATGACGGCGACGCGGTCGCACATCTTCGCGACCACGCCGAAATCGTGCGTGACGATGATCATCGCGAGGTTCTCGCGCTGTTGTATCTCCTTGAGCTGGTTGAGGTATTGGAGCTGGATGGTGAGGTCGAGCGACGTCGTCGGCTCGTCGGCGATGAGCAGCTCCGGCCGGCAGGCGATGGCGATGGCGCCGACGACGCGCTGGCGCATGCCGCCGCTGAGCTGGTGCGGGTATTGGGAAACGCGCGTGTCCGGCGCCGGAATCCCGACGATCTTGAGCAGTTCGATCACCCGCTTCTGCAGCGCCTCGCCCTTGAGGTGATCGTGGATGATGATGCCTTCGCTGACCTGGTCGCCGACGGTCAGCACCGGGTTGAGCGAACTCAGCGGGTCCTGCAGGATCATCGACATGTGGCGGCCGCGATAGTCGCGCATGGCGCGCTCGTCGAGCGCCAACAGATCGACGCCGTCGAACAGGATCTGCCCATCGACGATCTTTCCCGGCTCCGAAACCAGGCGCAGCAGCGACAGCGACATGGCGGACTTGCCGCTGCCCGACTCGCCGACGATGCCAAGCGTCTCACCCCGTTCCAGCGTGAAGCTGACGTCATCGACCGCCTTCACGACGCCACGGCGCGTGAAGAAGTGGGTACGCAGTCCCTTGACCTCGAGCAGCGGCATCAAATCTGCTTCAGCTTGGGGTCGAAACGGTCCCGCAGCCAGTCGCCGACCGAGTTGAACGAGAAGACGACCAGCGCGAGCGCCACTCCCGGGAAGACGCTGATCCACCACGCGCTGCCGAGGTAGTCGCGGCCGTCGGCCGCCATGTTGCCCCACGTCGCTGTCGGCGGCGGCACGCCGGCGCCAAGGAAGCTCAGCGTGCTCTCGGTCAGCACCAGCTCGCTGACCTGTAGCGAGCACAGAACGATGAACGTGTTCACGACGCTGGGCAGGATGTGGACCACCATGATGCGCGCCGCGGAGCAGCCGGCGACGCGCGCCAGCAGCACGAATTCGCGTTCCTTGAGCAGCAGCACCTCGCTGCGAATGATGCGCGAGAAGCGCGACCAGCTGATGATCGACAGCGCCACGATCGTGGTGCCGAGGCCGGGTCCCACCGTCATCACGAAGACCAGCGCGATGAGCAGCGTCGGCAGCGCCATGAACACGTCGGTGAGCCGCATCAGCACGGAATCGACGCGGCCGCCGACATAGCCGGAGACGATGCCGACGGCGAGGCCAAGCCCGCCGCCGAACAGGACGCCGACGCCCGCCACCACCAGGCTGACGCGGGCTCCGAAGAAGATGCGCGTCAGCAGGTCGCGGCCGAGCGAATCGGTGCCGAGCAGATGCAGGCCGTCGCTGCCGCTCCAACCCGGCGGCTTCAGCCGCGACACCAGGTTCATTTCGTTCGCCCCATAGGGCGTCAGCCATCCGGCAAAGACGGCGGCGAACAACGCCAGGCCGAGGACGACGAACGGCACCAGCGTCATGCGGCGCGGTGCTTTCCGGCCGCCGGCGAGCACCGGGTTGCCGGCGAGATCGGTGGCGGCCATCTATTTCGCTCCGCCGAACGCGACCCGCGGGTCGATATAGACGTAGAGAACGTCGACGGCGATGTTGATCGTGACGATCATGAAGCCGACGATCAGCAGGCATCCCTGGACGAGCGGATAGTCGCGGCCGATGATTCCGGAATAGATCAGCCGCCCGACGCCTGGCCAGGCGAAGATCGATTCCACCACGACGCTGCCATTGAGCAGGAAGGCCAATTGCACGCCGGCGAACGTGACCACCGGCAGGAGCGCATTCCGCAGGCAATGCTTCCAGATCACCATCGCCGGGGAGACGCCCTTGATGCGCGCGAGCTTGACGTACTCCGTGTCCATTACCTCGATCATGCTCGACCGCACGAGGCGGGCGATGCCGGCGAGCAGGAACAGGCTCCAGGTGAGTGCCGGCAGGACATACGATTGCGGCCCCTCGATGCGGGCGACGGGCAACAGCCGCAGGCGCACCGAGAAGATCAGCATCAGCATGAGGCCCGCCCAGAAGGCCGGCACCGACATGCCGAAGACGGAGATCACGCGCGTCAGGCTGTCGATGATGGTGCCGCGATAGGTGGCCGCCGCGATGCCGAAGGCGAAGCCGACGATCAGCGCGAAGACCATCGCCACCACGGCCAGCTTCAGCGTGTTCGGGAAGCTCTGCGCGAACAGCGTGAGGACGGGCTGATTGTACTTGATGGAATCGCCGAGATTGCCGTGCAGGATGCCGCCGATGTAGCGCAGGTACTGGACGTAATAGGGTTCATCCAGACCGAGGCGGTGGATCATTGCCTCGCGCGCATCGGGCGTGGCTTCCGACGGCAGCATCATGTCGACCGGATTGCCGATGATGCGCGCCAGCACGAACACGGTCGTGGCAAGGACGAGCAGGGTTATCACGCCCTGGATCAGCCGCCTGGCAATCTGTCGTCCCATACCGGTACCTCACATCACTAGCCGGCCGGTCGCGCGTTCGCGGCGGTCGGCATCAGGCCGTCAGATCCTTCTTTGACGTGATCAGTCCGTCTTCGTCGGCATAAAGATAATCGCCCGGAGCAATCGTCAGGCCGGCAACGCGGACCGTGACGTCCTTCTCGCCGTAGCCGTCGCCGCGCGGACGCAGCGGATTGGAGGCGAGCGCCCTTATGCCGATCGGTATCTCGGCGAGTTCCACGATGTCGCGCACCGCTCCGTAGATGACGAGTCCCGCCCAGCCGTTCTTGTGGGCGACCGCGGCGACGTTGCCGCCGATCAGCGCCCGGCGAAGCGATCCGCCACCGTCGATCACCAGGACACGCCCCTCGCCCGGCTGCTCGGTCGTGTGGCGCAGGAACAGATTGTCTTCATAAAGCCGCACGGTCGCAACCCGGCCGTGGAAGGCCGCGACACCGCCGTATTCCCGGAACACCGGCTCGGCGATCGCGACGTCCTGTTCGAAGGCGTCGCACAGGTCGGCGGTTTTCGGACTCATTCGTTATGCTCCATGATGCTCACGCCTCGTCGGCGAGTTTGCTCAATTCGTCGCGCTGATCGGGCGGCATGTTGAGCGCCAGCGCCGAGAGCGCCGTTTCGAGCTGCGCGATCGAACGCAGGCCGACGATCGGCGCCGTCACCGCCGGATGCGCCATGACCCAGGCAAGCGCGAGTTGCTCCTTCGGCGTTCCCCGCGCCTGCGCATAGGATTCGAGCGCCTCCACGATACGGAAATTGGCCGCGTGGCTGTAAAGCTTCTGGTATCGCGTCGTGGCGCTCATGCGCGTGTCCGGCGGCAGTGGCACGCCGGGCTTGTATTTGCCCGTGAGGAAACCGCCGCCCAGCGGCGAATAGCTGATCACCGCCAGCCCTTCCGCCTCGCACATGGGCAGGAGCTCGGCCTCCGGCGCGCGGTAGACGAGGCTGTAGCGCGGCTGCAGCGATACGAATTTGCTCCCACGCTGGCGGTCGCTGATCCACAGCGACTTCATCACCTGCCAGGCCGCGAAATTCGAGCAGCCGATGTAGCGCACCTTGCCGGCGCGAACGATGTCGTCGAGGGCGCCCAGCGTTTCTTCGAGTGGAGTGTCGGGGTCGAATTGATGGACCTGGTAGAGATCGACGTAGTCGGTCTGCAGACGCCGCAGCGAGATATCGATCGCATTCTTGACGACGCGGCTCGAGGCACCGCGCTCGTTCGGGCCTTCGCCGGTCGGATTGGCGAACTTGGTGGCGACGACGACGCGGTCGCGCTCCGATTTCAGGACACGGCCGACGATCTCCTCCGACTTGCCGCCGGCGTAGGTGTTGGCGGTATCGAAAAAATTGATCCCTTCGTCGAGGGCCCTGCGGATGATCGGCGTTGCAGTTGCTTCGTCGATCTCGCGACCGAAGGTCATGCACCCCACGCAAATCGGCGAGACCCGCAATCCCGTGTGGCCGAGCTGGCGATACTTCATGCGGGTCTCCGACGGGGCGTCGTACGCCGACGCCGCCGGTGGGTTGCTGCCCCTCTCCGGAGCCGCGCCGAACGCTTCGCCGTCATGCGAGGGCTACCGCAACGCTGCGGTATGCATGGGCGAAACGCGCTCGACGCGGTCTCGGGAGCGTCTAGGGGTATCTCACTATCCTCAGGACTGGACGTGCTTCCATTGCGCGAAGTACTTGCCGAGGCCTTGGCCCCAGACCGGGTACGTGAGCGAGACGTGCCTCCCGTTTGCGTAGAAGCCGGGGGCCGCGACGATCGGCAGGCAGCACCAGCTGGCGGTGCTGATCTCGACCATGCGCTCAAGCAGGTCGGCCGTATGAGCCGGGTCCATGCTGCTCTTGGCTTCGAGGTAGTCGGCGTCGAACTCCTTGATGTCCGGCGACTCGGCGAGGAAGTCGAGCACGCCGTACTGACTTGTCCAGATGACGAAGTCGATGCGGCCAAGCCGATTCACCGGCGAGGCATCGCACGCCATCTTGCCGATCAGCGCCGGCGACTTCGAGGTCGTGCGTACCTGGCGGTAAGCGGCCTTGTCGGCGGCGGTGACGTTGGCGTGGATGCCGAGCTTCTCCCAGTAGCCGGCGACCGCCAGCACGAGATCGGCGAGGAACGGCGCGGAGGAATCCGGCACCGACCAGAAGTCGAACGAGAAGCCGTCGGGATAGCCCGCGTCGGCGAGCAGTTTCTTGGCGGCATCCGGATCGTAGCGATACGCCTGCTTGGACCAGTCGGCCCATTTCTGGCGCGTCGCCGCGGTCATGTCGGGCGTAGCGCCGGCCGAAGGCGGCGGCATCTGCGCCTGGCCGTAGAACATCGTGTCGATGATCTCCTGGCGGTTGATCGCCAGTGACAGCGCCTCGCGCACCCGCACATCGGCGAGCGGCAGCCCCTTGGCCTGCGGGCGATAGGCGCCGAAGGTCCAGAAGCGCGCCAGCGCCACCATCCCGGAGAACGTGCCGAAGCCTTCGTCCTTCAGGGTCTTGGCGGTCTCCATCGACGCCTCGATGACGTCGATCTGGTCGGTCTCGATCATCGACTTGCGCGTCGATTCCTCGGGGACGAGATACAGGGTCAGCCGCTTGAAGTCCGGCGTGACGCCGCTCCAGTGGGGATAATCGACGGCCGCGAACTGGATGTTGTCGCCCGGCGTGTGGCTGACGAATTTGTACGGTCCGCTGCCGATCGGATGCGCCCGGAAATTGTCGATGCCGTTCTTCTCGATGTACGCCTTCGGGAAGATCACCAGGTACGGCTCGTTCGCCGGCGCGGCCGAGCTGTAGGCGAGCAGCGGCTGCGGCACCGCCGTATGAATGCGCAGCGTGTACGGATCGAGCACCTCGATGTTCGGCGTGTCGCCGAGCATCGAGCGCCAGTTGGACCCGTAGGTGGCTTCCTTCGATACCGCGCGGCCATAGCTGTAGGCCAGGTCGTCGGCCGTAAGCTTGCTGCCGTCGTGGAAGACGACGTCGTCGCGCAGGTGGAACGTCCACGACAAGCCGTCCGGCGCGGTCTCCCACGCCTTGACGATGCCGGGCGCGACTTCGCCGGTTTCGGGGTTGATCTCGAAGGCGCCGTCGTACAGGCCCTGCAGCATCAGATAGTTGGAGTTGCTGCCGCCGATGATCGGATCGAGCTGCTCGCCGTAGAAATCCTGCATGGCGACCCGCAACTCGGGGCCGTCGTCCGCCGCCTTCGCGACGATCGTGCTCAGTGGACCGGCGACCGCCGTGGCGGCGAGGCCGGCCAGCACCGTGCGCCGCCGCACGCCGCGCGAACCCGACGCCGTAGTCGAAACAGGCTTCATTGTTTTCCTCCCAATGTTTTTTGCGGACGGACTGCGCTTATTGGCGCGCAATCGATCGCCGCCACTCTCCCTCACCATGGCGCCGCGCCTCCCGAGCGCGTCGTCACGCATGCGTTCAGCCGACGACGATCTCGTCACCCTCCCATGAGAAAGTCGTGTTGAAACCCTGGTTCCTCGAAAGCTCCGCGACGTAGTCGACGACCACCTGACTGCGCGGATCCTTCTTGGGCAGCACCTCGGCCTGGACCTTCTGGTTGGTCAGGCAGGGCACGAAGCCCACCTTGGTGATCTTCTTGTTGGTGATCGCCGCCTTGACGATCATCGTCTTGCGGGCCTCGCCCGGGAACGGAAAATTCTTCCACTCCGGGTCGATCTTCAATTTGTAGAACTCGTGATGCTCCTTCACGAGAGACGTCTCGAGCAGCGTTCCGCGGAACGACTCCTGTGCGAAGTTGCCGAGACCGTAGAAGATGCCCTTACCCTTGTAGATCTCGACGCCGGCGAGCAGGTGGGCGTGATGCTGGAGCACCAGGTCAGCACCGCAATCGACGGCCGCGCGCGCGATTTCCTTCTGGTACATGCACAACACGTCCGGGACGAGGTGCACGCCCGAGTGTTGCGCGACGATGACGATGTCGGCCTGCGAGCGGACCTTACGGATATCCTCCCGCATGCCTTCTAGGTCTTCGCTGTTCGCCATCGTGACGATGCGCGGCGGCGTTCCCGGCTGCCAGTCGACCTGCTCGTAGAAGGTGGAGACGCGTATCGGGTTGGTGCCCGGCCGGTCGTAAGTCGCGTCGTAGCCTGGCGGCAGGATCGAGTTGTAGGCGAGGAAGGCGACGCGCACGCCGTTGCGTTCCATGAACACCGGCTTACGCGCCTCGGCCAGATCCTTGCCGACGCCGACGACTTCGATGTCGTTCTTCTTGAGCAGATCGATCGTGTCGAAGAAGGCTTCGACGCCGTAGTCGAGGCTGTGGTTGCTGGCGAACGACATGATGTCGAAACCGACGCGGCGAAACGACGGCACGTTCCCCAGCGGCGGACGGTACGGCACGTTCCAGCGAAAGCCGCCGAGTTGCCGCTCGCCGCGCGTTGAATAAGTCGTCTCAAGCTGGCCGAAGGTTATGTCGGCCGCTTTCAGGACGTGTGCGTTGAGCTCGAAAAGATGGTCGGCGGTCTCGTGCACGACCGCGCCGATATCTCCCACTGCGGCGAACGTCAGCGCGCCATTCTTTCCGTCACTCATCGATTTCCACATCCCGTTTTTGTGCGTTTCCGCGGCCGGGAAAACCGGCGCGGCAGTCGTCTCAGGTTGCGCAGTGAAGGGTTTTGGCGTGTTCGCCGGACGCACGGATCGCTTGGGCTTTTTCAGCTCTATAGCGACGCTTTTGTGCGTCTTCCTCCCTGTTCTCCCGATCGCGAACGTCGCAAACTCGCGCCTCCGCTGTCAAGTCTAATTATGCATTTTGAATTCGATTTTTGTAGTGCTGGGGCGGAGAGATTGCGATAGTAGGGCGCGCCAACGGCATTCGCCGCCGACGGCGGTTGCCAGCAACAGCCCGCCTTTCAAGCGGGCGCGCCAGAGAAGGGAAACCCATGGATGAGATAACGCGCCGGATCGCCGAATATGCCAGCGACCTGAAGTATTCCGACCTGCCGAAAGAAGTCGTAGCCGCCGCAAAAATCCGTCTCATCGACACGCTCGGCGTCGCGCTTGGCGGCAAGGATTGCAACGCGGTGCTCGCCGGCAAGCGTCTCACCGGCGGCGGCGCTCCCGACCGCTATCCCGGCCGCGTGCTCGGCAGTCGTTCACGCGCCAGCGCCGAGTCGGCGACCTTCGTCAACACGTCGATGATCCGCTACCTCGACTTCAACGACGCGGTACACGGCATCCATCCGAGCGACATGACCGGCGCACTGCTGGCGCTCGCCGAATCCGTCGGCGCCGACGGCAAGCGGCTGCTCTCCTCGCTCGTCGTCGCCTACGAGGTCGGCGTGCGCATGGCCAAGGCGACGCAGCTCCGCGAGAAGGGATGGGACCAGGGCTTCGCCG
The sequence above is drawn from the Bauldia sp. genome and encodes:
- a CDS encoding oligopeptide/dipeptide ABC transporter ATP-binding protein, producing the protein MTGVNFELNEGQTFSLVGESGSGKSTTAMMILRLLDPTGGAIWFNGENIAGFRGKQLKSYRKAIQAVFQDPFSSLSPRMRVGDAVGEPLVVNGFGSKSDVKDRVREALEQVGLSAEAMDRYPHEFSGGQRQRIALARALALKPKIIVLDEPVSALDVSIRAQIMNLMKDLQEKTGVAYLLIAHGLDTVRYMSHWVGVMYLGELVEVAPSEELFTRPLHPYTQALLSAALPSHPRGNRQEIVLNGELPSPLDIPSGCPFHTRCFRQRVDACYQQKPLLREIAVQHVVSCHLAEYGR
- a CDS encoding ABC transporter substrate-binding protein yields the protein MKPVSTTASGSRGVRRRTVLAGLAATAVAGPLSTIVAKAADDGPELRVAMQDFYGEQLDPIIGGSNSNYLMLQGLYDGAFEINPETGEVAPGIVKAWETAPDGLSWTFHLRDDVVFHDGSKLTADDLAYSYGRAVSKEATYGSNWRSMLGDTPNIEVLDPYTLRIHTAVPQPLLAYSSAAPANEPYLVIFPKAYIEKNGIDNFRAHPIGSGPYKFVSHTPGDNIQFAAVDYPHWSGVTPDFKRLTLYLVPEESTRKSMIETDQIDVIEASMETAKTLKDEGFGTFSGMVALARFWTFGAYRPQAKGLPLADVRVREALSLAINRQEIIDTMFYGQAQMPPPSAGATPDMTAATRQKWADWSKQAYRYDPDAAKKLLADAGYPDGFSFDFWSVPDSSAPFLADLVLAVAGYWEKLGIHANVTAADKAAYRQVRTTSKSPALIGKMACDASPVNRLGRIDFVIWTSQYGVLDFLAESPDIKEFDADYLEAKSSMDPAHTADLLERMVEISTASWCCLPIVAAPGFYANGRHVSLTYPVWGQGLGKYFAQWKHVQS
- a CDS encoding fumarylacetoacetate hydrolase family protein — encoded protein: MQPEDVARAAAILFSARQNLRPITDLPPALQPQTIVDAYAIQDAVVAMQGPIAGWKLGMPAASADQRCAPVAAPYVFASPADSMSGALLIAPEIEVEIAVRFARDLPPREAPYTAVDVEAAIGSVHPALEILSSRYVNRRAVAPLSVVADGQSNGAIICGAAVHEWRGLELATIAMNLTFDGVAVGSATGEASTAQVLGALAWLANHVAARAGGLRSGQVVITGARISPLPVPPGGATVTADLAGIATLSATFR
- a CDS encoding NAD(P)-dependent oxidoreductase — translated: MTSPQTTAFLGLGMMGLPMASRLARRGYVVRGYDPVAERREKLIEAGGLAFDSPSDAVDGCQRLITMLPNGHVVRETLLGGEPCLAGLLARDCIAIDMSSSSPTGTQELAKRLETYSVRLVDAPVSGGVARAQNGSLAIMVGGEAEDVSEVHPLLAALGESIFETGSLGSGHAMKALNNYVSAAGLAAACEAVQIGRRFGLDPEMMIDVLNASTGRNNSTQAKMKPFVLSETYASGFALGLMAKDLRTADDLARSLGVPAPLSKANAALWEAAVKQLGNAADHTEIARFLSSEDAKS
- a CDS encoding aldo/keto reductase, with amino-acid sequence MKYRQLGHTGLRVSPICVGCMTFGREIDEATATPIIRRALDEGINFFDTANTYAGGKSEEIVGRVLKSERDRVVVATKFANPTGEGPNERGASSRVVKNAIDISLRRLQTDYVDLYQVHQFDPDTPLEETLGALDDIVRAGKVRYIGCSNFAAWQVMKSLWISDRQRGSKFVSLQPRYSLVYRAPEAELLPMCEAEGLAVISYSPLGGGFLTGKYKPGVPLPPDTRMSATTRYQKLYSHAANFRIVEALESYAQARGTPKEQLALAWVMAHPAVTAPIVGLRSIAQLETALSALALNMPPDQRDELSKLADEA
- the rraA gene encoding ribonuclease E activity regulator RraA — its product is MSPKTADLCDAFEQDVAIAEPVFREYGGVAAFHGRVATVRLYEDNLFLRHTTEQPGEGRVLVIDGGGSLRRALIGGNVAAVAHKNGWAGLVIYGAVRDIVELAEIPIGIRALASNPLRPRGDGYGEKDVTVRVAGLTIAPGDYLYADEDGLITSKKDLTA
- a CDS encoding ABC transporter ATP-binding protein, with amino-acid sequence MPLLEVKGLRTHFFTRRGVVKAVDDVSFTLERGETLGIVGESGSGKSAMSLSLLRLVSEPGKIVDGQILFDGVDLLALDERAMRDYRGRHMSMILQDPLSSLNPVLTVGDQVSEGIIIHDHLKGEALQKRVIELLKIVGIPAPDTRVSQYPHQLSGGMRQRVVGAIAIACRPELLIADEPTTSLDLTIQLQYLNQLKEIQQRENLAMIIVTHDFGVVAKMCDRVAVMYAGKIVETGRAEDIFDRPRHPYTVALLNSAPRADRLERLQSIEGQPPSLLNIPARCSFYERCADRFDRCLADVTPPSFDLSNGQFARCWKYESAAPQN
- a CDS encoding ABC transporter permease; this translates as MAATDLAGNPVLAGGRKAPRRMTLVPFVVLGLALFAAVFAGWLTPYGANEMNLVSRLKPPGWSGSDGLHLLGTDSLGRDLLTRIFFGARVSLVVAGVGVLFGGGLGLAVGIVSGYVGGRVDSVLMRLTDVFMALPTLLIALVFVMTVGPGLGTTIVALSIISWSRFSRIIRSEVLLLKEREFVLLARVAGCSAARIMVVHILPSVVNTFIVLCSLQVSELVLTESTLSFLGAGVPPPTATWGNMAADGRDYLGSAWWISVFPGVALALVVFSFNSVGDWLRDRFDPKLKQI
- a CDS encoding ABC transporter permease, which produces MGRQIARRLIQGVITLLVLATTVFVLARIIGNPVDMMLPSEATPDAREAMIHRLGLDEPYYVQYLRYIGGILHGNLGDSIKYNQPVLTLFAQSFPNTLKLAVVAMVFALIVGFAFGIAAATYRGTIIDSLTRVISVFGMSVPAFWAGLMLMLIFSVRLRLLPVARIEGPQSYVLPALTWSLFLLAGIARLVRSSMIEVMDTEYVKLARIKGVSPAMVIWKHCLRNALLPVVTFAGVQLAFLLNGSVVVESIFAWPGVGRLIYSGIIGRDYPLVQGCLLIVGFMIVTINIAVDVLYVYIDPRVAFGGAK
- a CDS encoding MFS transporter, coding for MRRSTYSRSCSRRWHLAAWSTASPAPAGSEAAIPAWIPLAVGVVAMAAFVARQIQLQAHDKALLDLRTFASRDFTISVTMFVIMMMAIFGTIILLPIYMQNVRGLSTLQTGLLLMPGGLLMGLLGPYVGRVYDCIGPRPLVVPGAIAVSAVLWAMIIINEFVRFVYACM